A single genomic interval of Camelina sativa cultivar DH55 chromosome 11, Cs, whole genome shotgun sequence harbors:
- the LOC104724886 gene encoding uncharacterized protein LOC104724886, with amino-acid sequence MPRYASRHGTSPFIWCAAIICAIISIVVIFGGIVVFVGYMVIHPRVPIISVADAHLDFLKYDIVGVLQTQLTIVIRVENDNAKAHALFDDTEFKLSYEGKLIAILRAPEFEVVKEKSMYLPYLVQSYPIPLNPSLMQAVDYAVKQDVITFELKGGTKTRWRVGPLGSVKFECNLSCELKFRPSDHTYIASPCSSSHKH; translated from the exons ATGCCCAGATATGCTTCTCGTCATGGTACCAGTCCTTTCATCTGGTGTGCAGCTATCATTTGCGCCATAATCTCTATTGTTGTAATCTTTGGTGGTATCGTAGTCTTTGTTGGTTACATGGTCATACATCCTCGAGTTCCCATCATTAGTGTCGCTGATGCTCACCTCGACTTCTTAAA GTATGATATAGTTGGAGTTTTGCAAACGCAGTTAACGATTGTGATTCGCGTAGAGAATGATAACGCTAAAGCTCATGCGTTGTTTGATGACACCGAGTTCAAGCTTAGCTATGAAGGTAAACTGATTGCGATTTTAAGAGCACCCGAGTTTGAAGTTGTGAAAGAGAAATCAATGTACCTTCCTTACTTGGTTCAGTCATATCCAATACCATTGAATCCAAGTTTGATGCAAGCTGTAGACTATGCGGTTAAACAAGATGTTATTACGTTCGAGCTCAAAGGTGGTACAAAAACTCGGTGGCGAGTCGGACCATTAGGATCAGTCAAGTTCGAGTGTAACCTTAGCTGTGAGCTTAAGTTTAGGCCGTCTGATCATACTTACATTGCATCTCCTTGCAGTTCTTCTCATAAGCATTAG
- the LOC104724885 gene encoding decapping 5-like protein isoform X1: protein MASESSQSSSPSSSQSPPSVPSPSPGNNVGDAFVGSFISLISKYEIRYEGILYHLNVKDSTLGLKNVRSFGTEGRKKDGPQIPPCDRVYDYILFRGSDIKDLQVNPSPAAQSRPEIQSEQGINQSSHASSAMSSPLSGYDSGYGLGSGTQWFNTPALSSKPVPATQHSSVPLSFQLPPSANAGSLTESPVSLIGSTQSNAGSSMPMPSFVQGNKLGATGVPVSSPSTMPNNPQIIDYFASPIMRLVNDTTQVVTRSPDDASNRSYPSNPSPLGQAQFHTPPGLASAPSNLSPPSEALLSAPNIQNSYPIVPQAVGKDFYDSRSDHPKRSIPYELPTVASYSAPGIPGPLSNSPESFFGMDPSLQSRQQMVTRGQEMFPAINPVSFNVPSQSPATRNHAPLLPLPVSAQSRIPSSSIEFTEEFDFEAMNEKFKKSELWGYLGQNNRRNQNDNGEEIAIEPNSEGKPSYNKDDFFDTISCNQLDRVARNGQQHNQFPEHMRQEPGAFGNHFQRPPPLQPGQGAYLAAQSNYRGGYHNNNNNYRGGYHNNNNNNYYSNSGYGYYYGGRGRGGNTHY, encoded by the exons ATGGCGAGTGAGAGTTCGCAATCTTCTTCGCCGTCTTCATCTCAATCGCCGCCATCTGTACCTTCTCCGTCTCCGGGAAACAACGTCGGAGATGCGTTCGTAGGAAGTTTCATCAGTCTAATTTCTAAGTACGAGATCCGTTACGAAGGCATTCTCTACCATCTCAACGTCAAGGACTCGACGCTAGGTCTAAAAAACG TAAGATCTTTTGGAACGGAGGGGAGGAAGAAAGATGGGCCTCAAATTCCGCCATGTGATAGAGTTTACGATTACATTCTTTTTCGCGGAAGTGATATCAAG GATCTGCAAGTTAATCCATCTCCAGCTGCACAGTCAAGACCAGAGATTCAAAGTGAACAAGGCATCAATCAG TCCTCTCATGCTAGTTCAGCTATGAGCTCTCCGCTTTCTGGCTATGATAGTGGTTATGGTTTGGGAAGCGGAACACAGTGGTTCAATACACCTGCTTTGAGTAGTAAACCGGTTCCTGCCACTCAACATTCATCAGTCCCTTTAAGTTTCCAGCTTCCTCCTTCAGCTAATGCTGGAAGTTTGACAGAATCACCAGTGAGCTTAATTGGTTCAACTCAAAGTAATGCTGGTTCGTCTATGCCCATGCCTTCTTTTGTGCAAGGTAACAAATTAGGTGCCACTGGTGTCCCTGTTTCATCTCCCTCGACGATGCCCAATAACCCGCAGATTATAGATTACTTTGCTTCACCAATCATGAGATTAGTGAATGATACAACACAGGTTGTTACTCGTTCACCCGACGATGCTTCTAATCGATCATACCCTTCTAACCCTTCTCCCCTTGGTCAAGCACAATTCCATACTCCACCTGGTCTTGCTTCAGCTCCCTCTAACCTTTCTCCACCATCTGAAGCGCTGCTTTCTGCTCCAAATATTCAGAACAGTTACCCCATTGTACCCCAGGCTGTTGGTAAAGATTTCTATGACTCTCGGTCTGATCATCCTAAACGATCTATACCTTATGAGTTACCGACTGTGGCTTCTTATTCAGCTCCTGGGATTCCTGGTCCATTGTCGAACTCACCTGAGTCATTCTTCGGTATGGATCCATCGCTGCAATCTAGGCAGCAGATGGTAACTAGGGGTCAAGAGATGTTTCCTGCTATTAACCCGGTATCATTTAATGTGCCATCACAAAGTCCTGCAACCAGAAATCATGCACCATTGCTGCCTCTTCCCGTTTCAGCTCAG TCTCGGATCCCTAGTTCTAGCATTGAGTTCACTGAAGAATTTGATTTTGAGGCAATGAATGAGAAGTTCAAGAAGAGTGAACTATGGGGTTATCTCGGGCAAAATAACCGGAGGAATCAAAATGATAATGGAGAAGAAATTGCAATTGAGCCAAACTCAGAAGGGAAG CCTTCATATAACAAGGATGACTTTTTCGACACAATCTCGTGCAATCAACTTGACCGTGTGGCTAGAAACGGACAACAGCACAACCAGTTTCCTGAGCACATGAGACAAGAACCTGGG GCATTTGGTAATCATTTTCAGAGGCCACCTCCACTACAACCAGGTCAGGGTGCATATCTCGCTGCACAATCCAATTACAGAGGCGGTTAccataataacaacaacaactaccgAGGTGGTTAccataataataacaacaacaactactactCAAACTCGGGTTATGGTTACTACTATGGTGGGAGAGGCCGAGGTGGAAACACACATTACTGA
- the LOC104724887 gene encoding disease resistance-like protein CSA1 isoform X2 translates to MAAPSSPNVKEGPQVFINFRGAELRKTFISHLESALKRIGVNAYIDSNEPAGENLHKLFERIEESNVALAILSSRYTESNWCLKELVKIMECVEQDNLWVIPIFYKLDPGTVKGLDGDFGIQLWNLWRKAGRNRDDRILKWDAALQGVTSKFGLVSETSRFTGIN, encoded by the exons aTGGCGGCACCCTCATCTCCCAACGTCAAAGAAGGACCACAAGTGTTCATCAATTTTCGGGGAGCAGAGCTACGTAAAACTTTCATCTCCCATCTCGAAAGTGCCTTGAAACGCATCGGTGTCAACGCGTATATAGACAGTAACGAGCCAGCGGGCGAGAATCTTCATAAACTTTTTGAAAGGATTGAGGAGTCGAATGTCGCGCTGGCGATCTTATCCAGTAGGTACACGGAGTCAAATTGGTGCTTGAAAGAGCTGGTGAAGATAATGGAATGCGTGGAGCAAGATAACCTATGGGTTATTCCCATTTTTTACAAGCTGGATCCAGGCACGGTGAAAGGACTTGATGGAGACTTCGGTATTCAGCTATGGAATCTGTGGAGGAAGGCGGGTCGTAACCGAGATGACCGGATTCTTAAGTGGGATGCTGCTTTGCAGGGAGTTACAAGCAAGTTTGGCTTGGTGTCGGAAACTAGCCG GTTTACTGGCATTAATTGA
- the LOC104724887 gene encoding protein PHLOEM PROTEIN 2-LIKE A5-like isoform X1, translated as MAAPSSPNVKEGPQVFINFRGAELRKTFISHLESALKRIGVNAYIDSNEPAGENLHKLFERIEESNVALAILSSRYTESNWCLKELVKIMECVEQDNLWVIPIFYKLDPGTVKGLDGDFGIQLWNLWRKAGRNRDDRILKWDAALQGVTSKFGLVSETSRNDAAFVDDIITHVQNVLSKDLLLREENTKPRRRGAKYWKLFPILFLVTYLYISRVSTSCILPIQLD; from the exons aTGGCGGCACCCTCATCTCCCAACGTCAAAGAAGGACCACAAGTGTTCATCAATTTTCGGGGAGCAGAGCTACGTAAAACTTTCATCTCCCATCTCGAAAGTGCCTTGAAACGCATCGGTGTCAACGCGTATATAGACAGTAACGAGCCAGCGGGCGAGAATCTTCATAAACTTTTTGAAAGGATTGAGGAGTCGAATGTCGCGCTGGCGATCTTATCCAGTAGGTACACGGAGTCAAATTGGTGCTTGAAAGAGCTGGTGAAGATAATGGAATGCGTGGAGCAAGATAACCTATGGGTTATTCCCATTTTTTACAAGCTGGATCCAGGCACGGTGAAAGGACTTGATGGAGACTTCGGTATTCAGCTATGGAATCTGTGGAGGAAGGCGGGTCGTAACCGAGATGACCGGATTCTTAAGTGGGATGCTGCTTTGCAGGGAGTTACAAGCAAGTTTGGCTTGGTGTCGGAAACTAGCCG TAACGACGCTGCTTTCGTAGATGATATCATTACACATGTTCAGAATGTCTTATCAAAAGATTTATTACTGAGGGAAGAAAACACTAAACCCCGAAGAAGAGGAGCAAAGTATTGGAAATTATTTCCGATATTATTTCTTGtaacatatttgtatatatctaGAGTTTCCACATCTTGTATTTTGCCAATTCAGTTAGATTAA
- the LOC104724885 gene encoding decapping 5-like protein isoform X2, translating to MASESSQSSSPSSSQSPPSVPSPSPGNNVGDAFVGSFISLISKYEIRYEGILYHLNVKDSTLGLKNVRSFGTEGRKKDGPQIPPCDRVYDYILFRGSDIKDLQVNPSPAAQSRPEIQSEQGINQSSHASSAMSSPLSGYDSGYGLGSGTQWFNTPALSSKPVPATQHSSVPLSFQLPPSANAGSLTESPVSLIGSTQSNAGSSMPMPSFVQGNKLGATGVPVSSPSTMPNNPQIIDYFASPIMRLVNDTTQVVTRSPDDASNRSYPSNPSPLGQAQFHTPPGLASAPSNLSPPSEALLSAPNIQNSYPIVPQAVAPGIPGPLSNSPESFFGMDPSLQSRQQMVTRGQEMFPAINPVSFNVPSQSPATRNHAPLLPLPVSAQSRIPSSSIEFTEEFDFEAMNEKFKKSELWGYLGQNNRRNQNDNGEEIAIEPNSEGKPSYNKDDFFDTISCNQLDRVARNGQQHNQFPEHMRQEPGAFGNHFQRPPPLQPGQGAYLAAQSNYRGGYHNNNNNYRGGYHNNNNNNYYSNSGYGYYYGGRGRGGNTHY from the exons ATGGCGAGTGAGAGTTCGCAATCTTCTTCGCCGTCTTCATCTCAATCGCCGCCATCTGTACCTTCTCCGTCTCCGGGAAACAACGTCGGAGATGCGTTCGTAGGAAGTTTCATCAGTCTAATTTCTAAGTACGAGATCCGTTACGAAGGCATTCTCTACCATCTCAACGTCAAGGACTCGACGCTAGGTCTAAAAAACG TAAGATCTTTTGGAACGGAGGGGAGGAAGAAAGATGGGCCTCAAATTCCGCCATGTGATAGAGTTTACGATTACATTCTTTTTCGCGGAAGTGATATCAAG GATCTGCAAGTTAATCCATCTCCAGCTGCACAGTCAAGACCAGAGATTCAAAGTGAACAAGGCATCAATCAG TCCTCTCATGCTAGTTCAGCTATGAGCTCTCCGCTTTCTGGCTATGATAGTGGTTATGGTTTGGGAAGCGGAACACAGTGGTTCAATACACCTGCTTTGAGTAGTAAACCGGTTCCTGCCACTCAACATTCATCAGTCCCTTTAAGTTTCCAGCTTCCTCCTTCAGCTAATGCTGGAAGTTTGACAGAATCACCAGTGAGCTTAATTGGTTCAACTCAAAGTAATGCTGGTTCGTCTATGCCCATGCCTTCTTTTGTGCAAGGTAACAAATTAGGTGCCACTGGTGTCCCTGTTTCATCTCCCTCGACGATGCCCAATAACCCGCAGATTATAGATTACTTTGCTTCACCAATCATGAGATTAGTGAATGATACAACACAGGTTGTTACTCGTTCACCCGACGATGCTTCTAATCGATCATACCCTTCTAACCCTTCTCCCCTTGGTCAAGCACAATTCCATACTCCACCTGGTCTTGCTTCAGCTCCCTCTAACCTTTCTCCACCATCTGAAGCGCTGCTTTCTGCTCCAAATATTCAGAACAGTTACCCCATTGTACCCCAGGCTGTTG CTCCTGGGATTCCTGGTCCATTGTCGAACTCACCTGAGTCATTCTTCGGTATGGATCCATCGCTGCAATCTAGGCAGCAGATGGTAACTAGGGGTCAAGAGATGTTTCCTGCTATTAACCCGGTATCATTTAATGTGCCATCACAAAGTCCTGCAACCAGAAATCATGCACCATTGCTGCCTCTTCCCGTTTCAGCTCAG TCTCGGATCCCTAGTTCTAGCATTGAGTTCACTGAAGAATTTGATTTTGAGGCAATGAATGAGAAGTTCAAGAAGAGTGAACTATGGGGTTATCTCGGGCAAAATAACCGGAGGAATCAAAATGATAATGGAGAAGAAATTGCAATTGAGCCAAACTCAGAAGGGAAG CCTTCATATAACAAGGATGACTTTTTCGACACAATCTCGTGCAATCAACTTGACCGTGTGGCTAGAAACGGACAACAGCACAACCAGTTTCCTGAGCACATGAGACAAGAACCTGGG GCATTTGGTAATCATTTTCAGAGGCCACCTCCACTACAACCAGGTCAGGGTGCATATCTCGCTGCACAATCCAATTACAGAGGCGGTTAccataataacaacaacaactaccgAGGTGGTTAccataataataacaacaacaactactactCAAACTCGGGTTATGGTTACTACTATGGTGGGAGAGGCCGAGGTGGAAACACACATTACTGA